A portion of the Colius striatus isolate bColStr4 chromosome 1, bColStr4.1.hap1, whole genome shotgun sequence genome contains these proteins:
- the LOC104563177 gene encoding high affinity choline transporter 1, whose product MALNIPGLVSLSVFFTLTLATGIWASWKSKKDQQDRNPTEMAIVGGRNVKVCIGLFTATATWVGGAYVNGTAEIVYLPSKGLLWVQAPVGFALSLVIGAIFFVNPMRSKNYVTVMDPLQETYGNVMGSLLFIPPLLGEVFWFAAILASLGATMRVILDVGGSLAITVSACTVILYTLLGGLYSVAYTDVIQLVFITLSLWICIPFALMNSATESIYYTATHQSYQEPWTGKIEKQYFGRWLDDFFYLVLGSIPWQTYFQRVLSTASPGQAKLISYLSGLGCFSMAIPSVLIGAVAASTDWNQTSYGLPSPLERGESAMILPLVLHHLCPAYISIAGLGAIAAASMSSADSALLSAGSMFAHNIYRKTLRKKATEVEVLWAMRISMLVFGAGAASLAFYSSSVYDLWFLSGELVYALLFPQLCCALFVPSTNTYGSAAGFLVGLLLRLLAGEPALSIPPILCYPACSRVNGAYSQLFPFKTFTMLLTLGVIIAVSYLARVLFQRNLLPHRWDVCNIMGGTNIPIPLQQMEKQVGSSTAGLEENHG is encoded by the exons ATGGCTCTAAATATACCAGGACTAGTGTCTTTGAGCGTGTTTTTTACATTAACTTTAGCTACTGGAATTTGGGCTTCttggaaaagcaaaaaggacCAGCAGGACAGAAACCCCACTGAAATGGCCATAGTTGGAGGCAGGAATGTAAAGGTTTGCATTGGATTGTTTACTGCAACAG CCACCTGGGTTGGAGGAGCATATGTCAATGGCACAGCTGAAATTGTCTACCTGCCTTCAAAAGGACTATTGTGGGTCCAGGCACCTGTGGGATTTGCCTTGTCCCTTGTTATTG GTGCTATCTTCTTTGTAAATCCAATGAGATCCAAGAATTATGTGACAGTGATGGATCCCCTTCAAGAAACTTATGGGAACGTGATGGGAAGCTTACTCTTCATTCCACCACTGCTAGGAGAGGTGTTCTGGTTTGCAGCTATCCTGGCATCCCTGG GAGCAACAATGAGGGTCATCTTGGATGTTGGAGGCTCTTTGGCTATTACAGTGTCAGCATGCACTGTCATACTTTACACGCTACTGGGAGGCCTCTACTCTGTTGCATACACAGATGTCATCCAGCTAGTTTTCATCACCCTCAGCCTG TGGATCTGCATCCCCTTTGCCTTGATGAACTCTGCAACAGAAAGTATTTATTACACTGCAACTCATCAGTCTTACCAAGAACCTTGGACTGGGAAGATAGAAAAACAGTACTTTGGAAGGTGGCTGGATGACTTCTTCTACCTG GTGCTTGGGAGCATTCCATGGCAAACTTACTTCCAAAGAGTGCTCTCCACTGCCTCACCAGGACAGGCAAAGCTCATCTCTTACCTCTCTGGACTTGGGTGCTTTTCAATGGCCATCCCCTCTGTGCTCATCGGTGCAGTTGCAGCATCAACAG ACTGGAATCAGACAAGCTATGGTCTCCCAAGTCCACTCGAGAGAGGGGAGTCAGCGATGATACTGCCACTTGTTTTGCACCATCTCTGCCCAGCATATATCTCCATTGCTGGTCTGGGAGCAATTGCTGCTGCCTCAATGTCCTCTGCAGATTCAGCTCTTCTCTCAGCCGGCTCCATGTTCGCTCACAATATCTACAGGAAAACCCTGAGGAAAAAG GCTACAGAAGTGGAGGTCTTATGGGCCATGAGGATCTCCATGCTGGTGTTTGGAGCCGGGGCTGCCAGTCTGGCTTTTTACTCCAGCTCTGTCTATGACCTCTGGTTCCTCAGCGGGGAGCTGGTGTATGCTCTGctcttcccccagctctgctgtgccctcTTTGTTCCCAGTACCAACACCTACGGCTCGGCTGCTGGCTTCTTGGTCGGGCTCCtcctgaggctgctggcaggggaaCCTGCGCTGAGCATCCCCCCCATCCTCTGCTACCCAGCCTGCTCCCGGGTGAACGGGGCCTACAGTCAGCTCTTCCCTTTTAAAACATTCACCATGCTGCTCACCTTGGGGGTGATCATTGCTGTTTCATACCTGGCTAGAGTTTTGTTCCAGAGAAATCTGCTTCCCCACAGGTGGGATGTTTGCAATATCATGGGGGGAACCAACATCCCCATTCCCCTGCAGCAGATGGAGAAACAGGTGGGTTCATCCACAGCTGGACTAGAAGAGAATCACGGTTAA
- the LOC104563176 gene encoding transmembrane 4 L6 family member 1, translated as MCTGKCSKCIGITLFPLATCAIVSNILLYFPNGQVLQLSQITDLVWFFHGILGAGILVILPAFVMLGAGGAGCCANRCGMLLSVVLAVLGFAGGVYCVVISSLGLIRGPLCDTGDGEYLYPFRNDTLEDNYLLNQTTWSICKEPENIILWNIILFSILLAIGMIEAILCFIQVISGLTSLICSSCMRKRKTNISGM; from the exons ATGTGCACAGGGAAGTGTTCGAAGTGCATTGGCATCACCCTCTTCCCACTGGCCACATGTGCCATAGTCTCCAACATTCTCCTCTACTTCCCCAATGGACAAGTTCTGCAGCTCAGCCAGATAACTGATCTGGTCTGGTTTTTCCATGGCATACTGGGAGCTGGGATACTG GTTATTCTGCCGGCATTCGTGAtgctgggagcaggaggagcaggatgTTGCGCTAACAGATGTGGG ATGCTGCTGTCAGTGGTCTTGGCTGTGCTGGGATTCGCAGGAGGGGTGTATTGCGTGGTCATCTCCTCACTGGGCCTGATAAGGGGCCCTCTGTGCGACACGGGTGATGGAGAATACCTCTACCCTTTCAGGAATGACACTCTGGA AGACAATTATTTGCTCAACCAGACAACATGGAGCATTTGCAAAGAACCTGAAAACATCATCCTTTGGAATATCATCCTCTTCTCTATCCTCCTGGCCATCGGCATGATTGAAGCTATTCTTTGCTTTATTCAAGTCATCAGTGGACTTACCAGCTTGATATGTAGCTCATgtatgaggaaaagaaag ACAAATATTTCTGGAATGTGA